CAATAATTATTGATAAATGCTTTCGCTTTGTGGCTTCAATTAGGAGTTTCTGAAGAATACCCCTGAAAATGAATTCTTCTCCGAGTGCAGGTATTATTGCAACCATAAGAATATTCACAAAGAAATCTTTTTTATTGTTTACATCAAGAAAAACTTCAGTAAGTTTTTCTGCATCTTTTTCGGAGCTTCGCATCCAGCTTTCAATGCCACCTATGAATTTTGGAAGTACAAGCATTTTGTTTATTTCTCCCAGCCAGTTCATTAAAGGAAACCCCGCAAACATTATAAGACAGCAGAAAAATATTGATTGTATTTTTACTTTACCCGAAATACTTAAATATTCCAGCGGCTTGGAACTTGCAAGAAAAGAGAAAATCAAAGGGGGTAAAATAAATAATGATGTTGAACTTATTATTTGCAAAATTTTCATTGCAGATAAAACTTCTTTGTTATGGATTTCGGATAAAATATTGAGATTACCGATAATATTGACATTAGGTAAAAAATAAACCGATAATGATGTAAAAAAATAAAGAGAAATCAACATTATTCCGCCAAGAAATAAAAGTTTAATCGAAGCAGGTTTTTGTTCAAGAAAAGGACTGTACATAAATTTTGTAATTTTGCATTTAAAATAAAATGTTTTGGTAAATATAGGAAAAATTTGTTTAGAAAAATTTCCGTTATTTTTGGCGCCGATGGAAAACCTCACCGATTCTGCATTTCGTAGAATATGCAAAGCAATGGGTGCCGATGTGGTTTATACTGAATTTGTTTCTTCAGACGGCTTAATAAGGAATACTGAAAAATTCCAAAAAAAAATAAGTATTTTTGAAGATGAACGACCGGTTGGTATTCAGATATTCGGCGGTAATATTGATTCTATGAAAATGGCTGCGGAAATTGCAGAAAAAGAAGAGCCCGACCTTATTGATATTAATTTCGGCTGTCCTGTTAAAAAAATTGTCTTAAAAGGTGCAGGCGCAGGCATTTTTACCGATATAAAAAAAATGCTCGAACTGACGAAAGTTGTTGTTAACTCAACAAAACTTCCTGTAACCGTTAAAACACGCCTGGGCTGGGATGATAAAAGCAAATGTATAGTTGAAATTGCAGAACAATTGCAGGATGCGGGAATAAAAGCAATAACAATTCATGGAAGAACTCGCATGCAAATGTATAAAGGCAATGCCGACTGGACTTTAATCGGTGAAGTAAAAAATAATCCGAGAATGAAAATTCCTGTAATAGGTAATGGTGATGTTGATACTCCGCAGAAAGCAAAAGAAATGTTTGATAGATACGGAGTAGATGGAATAATGCTCGGCAGAGCTGCAATCGGAAATCCCTGGATATTTGATGAAATAAAACATTATTTAAAAACATCGGAAATACTTCCTGCTCCGGATTTAAAAAAAAGAATTCAGGTTTGTAAAGAACATTTGAGAAATTCTATTGAATGTAAAGGAGAAAAAACAGGCATTCTCGAAATGCGTCCACATTATTCGGGTTATTTTAAAGCAATAGAAAATTTCAAACCATATAAATTAAAACTTATGAGCAAAAATTCTTATGATGAATTGTTAGAAGTATTTTCGGAGATAGAAGAAGGTTTTTGCTAAAGATAAGTTTTATAATTTCAATTTTATTACTTCCAAAATCGTAGTAAAATAATTTCAAAAGCAAAAAATAGCAAATTAAAAATTACAAATAATTTCCAGAGTTTTTTTCCCTGATTGTATTCAATAATAGTTTTTGTCAAAGAAGAGTTTTTTGTATAAATTACAGATGAATTTGAAAGTTTTGCCTGAGCGGATAAATCTTCTATTTCTTTTTCATCATAATAATTCAGTATTGATTCTTTGCGATTGAAGTTAAATGAAACTCCCATTAAACTTTTATCTTTTACCGAAACAATATAATTTCCTGCATCAGCAATCTGATTATGAATATTCAGAAAATATTGAGAATTCAAAAATTTATGTTCGGGAATTACATTAAAGTCGGATGTAAAATTTTTTATTTTAAAAATATCTTCACCCGATAAATTAATATTGTTTATTTCAATATTTTCATCTTTACCAATAGTATAAAAAAGCGGATACACCGACTGACTCTGCAATGCAATATTATAAAGTGCAGGTACGAAAAGTGCCTGTTTTTGAAAATTTCCCGATTCATCATCAAGAGGCGAACATAAAAGATATATTTTTCCTTTATTGAAATTCTGTTTGCTTAAAAAAATGTCACCGTTCTGAAGCTTTAAAATATATTCCTCCATAGAATAGATATTTTTACTCAAAGAATAATGATATTCTACTTTCGGAAGTTCAATGTTATCGGGTATTTTATCAAAAACATCTTTAAAAATACTATTTTCAAAATTCACTTGTGCAACTTTCAATTCTGAGGAATCAGCTTTTTCGAAATACTTTGACTGAAGTGATGATAAAAAACTTTTATAAGAATCAAAATCAATTTTTCTGCCAGGAACAACAAGCAAACTACCGCCATTGCTGACAAATTTTTGCAATTCCTGCGACAAGCCACTTGATATTTTTTCAATTTCATTTATTGTTATGAATGAATTTTCAGGTAATTTTGAATAGTCAATTTGAGATTCCTGTGAATTTGCCAGCACAATGGCAGAGTCATTAAGAAATAAAGAATTCAAATATTTGTTTTCATTTTTTCCGTTGATAATTGCAACGTAAATTTTATTATTAACGGTGAATGAAA
The genomic region above belongs to Bacteroidales bacterium and contains:
- a CDS encoding BatA domain-containing protein codes for the protein MKFIYPSFLFALSAIVIPIIIHLFNFRKFKKVNFPDIRFLKSVKQETQSKSKLKHLLVLISRILAISSLVIAFAQPYIPLGNKEINLKNKVISIYVDNSFSMEAVNENGTLFDEAKRKAKEIAMAYRQSDEFQLLTNDFEGRHQRLFNRDEFPEMINEIKISPSVKTLSEVVSRQNDLINNYSIGKYIYLISDFQKSISNIEKINKDSSTNINFIPLNVKEGSNLYIDSCWFLSPVRQLNKVEKLMVRIKNISGKSLENIPLKLFINNKQKALASIDIGENSQTDILLSFNINEAGIQNCRLEITDYPVVFDDKFYFSFTVNNKIYVAIINGKNENKYLNSLFLNDSAIVLANSQESQIDYSKLPENSFITINEIEKISSGLSQELQKFVSNGGSLLVVPGRKIDFDSYKSFLSSLQSKYFEKADSSELKVAQVNFENSIFKDVFDKIPDNIELPKVEYHYSLSKNIYSMEEYILKLQNGDIFLSKQNFNKGKIYLLCSPLDDESGNFQKQALFVPALYNIALQSQSVYPLFYTIGKDENIEINNINLSGEDIFKIKNFTSDFNVIPEHKFLNSQYFLNIHNQIADAGNYIVSVKDKSLMGVSFNFNRKESILNYYDEKEIEDLSAQAKLSNSSVIYTKNSSLTKTIIEYNQGKKLWKLFVIFNLLFFAFEIILLRFWK
- the dusB gene encoding tRNA dihydrouridine synthase DusB encodes the protein MVNIGKICLEKFPLFLAPMENLTDSAFRRICKAMGADVVYTEFVSSDGLIRNTEKFQKKISIFEDERPVGIQIFGGNIDSMKMAAEIAEKEEPDLIDINFGCPVKKIVLKGAGAGIFTDIKKMLELTKVVVNSTKLPVTVKTRLGWDDKSKCIVEIAEQLQDAGIKAITIHGRTRMQMYKGNADWTLIGEVKNNPRMKIPVIGNGDVDTPQKAKEMFDRYGVDGIMLGRAAIGNPWIFDEIKHYLKTSEILPAPDLKKRIQVCKEHLRNSIECKGEKTGILEMRPHYSGYFKAIENFKPYKLKLMSKNSYDELLEVFSEIEEGFC
- a CDS encoding CPBP family intramembrane glutamic endopeptidase, with translation MYSPFLEQKPASIKLLFLGGIMLISLYFFTSLSVYFLPNVNIIGNLNILSEIHNKEVLSAMKILQIISSTSLFILPPLIFSFLASSKPLEYLSISGKVKIQSIFFCCLIMFAGFPLMNWLGEINKMLVLPKFIGGIESWMRSSEKDAEKLTEVFLDVNNKKDFFVNILMVAIIPALGEEFIFRGILQKLLIEATKRKHLSIIIASFVFGFFHFQFFTFLPRFLMGVLFGYLLLWSKSLWLPICCHFVNNASAVIFSFLSNKGYLPSDIDDVGKQQNQMLIIFTSTIIATFLIYTVYRTEKKNNIKFISI